In one Bombus fervidus isolate BK054 chromosome 16, iyBomFerv1, whole genome shotgun sequence genomic region, the following are encoded:
- the Lim3 gene encoding lim3 homeobox protein isoform X2 — translation MTMISLEMLGREASPLEGMYRRARQDVLTPPRDSPESQNVRRNGSSTGNVANVASFDGAPHHEMHPLDQPAVELDLPANLPEILYSSIPKCGGCQEAILDKYVLRVLERCWHARCLTCRDCGARLTDKCFARNGHVFCKDDFFKRFGTKCAGCGQGLAPSQVVRRAQELIYHLTCFSCALCSRQLDTGDEFYLMEDRKLVCKPDYEQAKAKELADGGSIDGDQPNKRPRTTITAKQLETLKLAYNTSPKPARHVREQLSQDTGLDMRVVQVWFQNRRAKEKRLKKDAGRTRWSQYFRSMKGTGAGGHSPRHDKLLDKDELKVDLDSTFGHHDLSNDSYGTVVNMGLDGEGASPGGGGNGAGGGPPRSYLGATTPPYLSTSRSPSLPPQFPYPPDAGLSVYTTLGGTGGMVPGPASDLSNESSGGGGGGGGGGGGGYPDFPPSPDSWLGEPPPPHAHHHSHYAT, via the exons ATGACTATGATAAGTCTGGAAATGCTGGGCCGTGAGGCTTCACCTCTGGAAGGGATGTATCGGCGCGCTCGTCAAGATGTCTTGACACCGCCACGCGATAGCCCGGAGTCACAAAACGTCCGGCGGAACGGCAGTAGCACCGGAAACGTCGCAAACGTCGCCAGCTTCGACGGCGCTCCTCACCACGAGATGCATCCTCTGGATCAACCGGCCGTGGAACTCGATTTGCCGGCCAATCTTCCTGAAATCCTCTATT CTTCGATACCAAAATGCGGAGGCTGTCAGGAAGCGATTTTGGACAAATACGTTCTGAGAGTTCTGGAAAGGTGTTGGCATGCAAGGTGCCTCACGTGCCGGGATTGCGGTGCAAGATTGACTGATAAATGTTTCGCAAGAAACGGCCATGTCTTTTGCAAGGACGACTTCTTCAA GCGTTTTGGGACGAAATGCGCGGGCTGCGGCCAAGGATTGGCACCGTCGCAAGTCGTGCGTAGGGCGCAAGAATTGATCTACCATCTAACTTGTTTCTCGTGCGCCCTTTGCTCTCGACAGTTGGACACTGGGGACGAGTTCTACCTCATGGAAGATAGAAAGCTCGTTTGTAAACCTGACTACGAGCAGGCGAAGGCAAAAG AATTGGCAGACGGAGGAAGTATAGACGGTGACCAACCAAACAAAAGGCCAAGGACCACGATCACAGCGAAGCAGTTGGAAACTTTAAAATTAGCGTACAATACCAGTCCTAAGCCAGCGAGACACGTGCGAGAGCAACTTTCTCAAGATACAGGACTCGACATGCGCGTGGTTCAAGTTTGGTTCCAAAACAG GAGAGCAAAAGAGAAGAGACTGAAGAAAGATGCGGGTAGAACAAGATGGTCTCAGTATTTTCGAAGTATGAAAGGAACGGGTGCGGGTGGACATTCACCTAGGCATGATAAGCTTCTCGATAAGGACGAGCTTAAGGTCGACTTAGACTCCACCTTTGGTCACCATG ATTTGAGTAACGATAGTTACGGAACAGTGGTGAACATGGGATTAGATGGTGAAGGCGCGAGTCCAGGTGGGGGTGGAAATGGGGCAGGCGGGGGCCCTCCACGTAGTTATTTGGGTGCAACAACTCCTCCTTATCTCTCAACGTCCAGATCACCGTCCTTACCACCTCAATTTCCATATCCACCGGATGCTGGCCTCTCCGTCTATACTACCCTTG GAGGCACAGGTGGCATGGTACCAGGACCGGCATCGGATTTGAGCAACGAATCGAGCGGAGGTGGTGGTGGCGGCGGAGGCGGCGGTGGAGGTGGTTACCCGGACTTTCCACCCTCGCCCGATTCATGGCTCGGCGAACCACCACCTCCACACGCTCACCACCATTCCCACTACGCCACATAA